From Macrobrachium nipponense isolate FS-2020 chromosome 6, ASM1510439v2, whole genome shotgun sequence, a single genomic window includes:
- the LOC135216896 gene encoding uncharacterized protein LOC135216896 gives MGGLRKREMVECELCQGKVWKQHLTRHLRQHTEERTFVCNSCGLGFTHKCALKRHVMRTCKSLLQQRDRVTEPILLEKLRISDESVPSVVLQEDIAQHKTFGDTIKSVSCQESSEAGPITKDSTEMIKIAEIECKVCHEKFPAEVVDLHLKQHITENEKVTCDLCGLMFSQESDLLSHKSGNDCCHVPPSVINEGKCVINFAKPYEIQTVECEFCHRNINKNVVKRHIKMHTEERPFKCESCGCGFNFRGNLAKHKLLTGCGGSVPVGAHQSKPQMEKGTVEISQAKAAVENCNAKRPRLATRKCPICHRLVHGQFMKRHMKQHTEDRKYKCPLCSLGFIHRQALNNHLTKNTCVTSDNTESTEKKYSSSESHEVPLPCLGNKSDQGTYESHGNVIKMKIQCQNCGTLFSNRSNLYRHLKNKKCTLSYVEELRRKIIQNQVISKPEKTFLAAEMSSSDVYKYKESANSTIVKSRSVAASKLTGSSTHVTIKETCLVCRKEYSSRRKLEDHLEAHMFKRTFRCVLCPKKYYSLGKCKRHIQVQHATISVSACRLCSKQIDNFGELEDHLSYHRGDRIYKCMLCNKVILKQLCLKSHLESHVGKHGENVSQDETLENSRGTFPKDVSSGVHYCTVCKLVFSSPSSLASHMMTHTLDSSYTLDSSCDDNEGSVLSRVDDVTVFITDSNDEEDTERRLGNELEGITNCNNQNSDPLSDCEGDISVLDDNCSQIMNVDYSSYARSSIPTNNESSTPVLLTATDPSLRNIDVLENVGQHCLNDTGSRIRKSEETYSRESVNFSECSAASDYALVTGEVSKIGGSKDHSIEGSSDVFLNRMKEVTVYITENGAQETGFNEEYINGSEVRSSENCDPLTRDNIVSDSCSYSGFTCNICNEQFLTRGSLEAHMSTHIEGRFHICNVCGESFSQKNYLRKHMAEHGENQKFRCSVCWVDFLFDSDLANHMNTHVTKAMNYDCLDCGRKFIKKSGLVRHSSVHSKNRLFTCDHCQLTFMSKDSLHEHLKNHTENNEQAVEGIAVEGAEVFDFDNGSGKAMNVSALSDSIKLDDKEANGVDMICPVCAKVCKTKGSYVLHVRVHSANRKYKCQVCNRKYGSKIKLRRHQRKYNHEYGTLPNSLGVERRFTYEGDIFGIVEGLQTPQSETIDVSTAVSEKIQGKDSTDISFNMFEHSCNICGKEFRSKIGLIAHQQIHAAGERYPCFICKSSFVTKVQLDEHHKEHSDATLDTRTTELLNDSETDRDLGVSQLREHNMQTNCSETQDPESHELELGKFVCGICGKKCKKRSSLVLHVKYHKPLQGYKCNFCELTFPNRIKLRMHERKHRYITKMEKGMESATETSLSLDDEKSIVNGEDEVREKNALVHDQDMQVDLNYTLTVKKKCSEMVRCKTACEGDESPNNFQKLEIHESSDLEPKKYHCGICGKHCKKSSSFVLHQKMHLSYKGYDCRFCNLTFTSRIKYRKHQCVHKQRRKGEEEVFDMEGSLSPVIESIKDKSVIEDGKETCDVNAVILNSENEKYGESDEASSMVHNCRFCYQAFSGKMRLLEHECECQHNENSKNDRELNKNDSGTYASDVELLNDDIDREEGIYVCQICGKKCTRKNSLVLHQKVHSFFKRYNCRICSLTFQNKAKLYKHQKIHRMKNVVMEMDKTEVESPNMLDGAIENCRFGGGSYLEVYSNADVMSTEPKALSRMALEDEISRDGKNSLSASIDYTCNVCLKRYIGKTAFIRHLRMNHGDHQLSRDKSVDESLERFINSKKTPLSNEVYREDKNFASKSEYSGSVLVESERTLSQVQTEEANLISERKICYCIICKIEFKRPSGFARHMKIHGSMRYECSVCLRVFSSKVKLKKHKKYHLQKKVSRSSFIEEPVSLGGQEKPYEIPTSKEYLNMMNEVGKGIVKERISGEKLNVCNICGVEFQKSCGLASHMRTHSIDRPHSCNFCGRRFNTVVTLAMHKKNSHRNKTLISNLSKPTIKIDHEKPVVSHNVDSLVTDINSEESEVKLGSAFYPCTFCGLKFQRPCSLGSHLRVHLHRRSYSCRLCSRTFKSSHVLQKHEKVCQRKCGAVKKDLVETVCFGEQEEMGSRINKASTECEASVERQQKDAINLGDLVCTICGLKFQKSCGLQSHFRTHLNNRPYTCNLCHGTFTTAYTLKCHEKHRHKHQEEKLTVKHGAVKKNVDEDFRGLNNCSLSLKEGTNLDSDKSVNSGEISGKTFTKSCDVADRGKAHSGRGLESEIKGSLKLATGNQYNCKVCEEKFIDAETFRLHLWSHDGEDEMLKNNEDPASLSTEKQYSCKICRKKFKHRGNYKVHLWSHENKNDVRKVDIDISIEPKTSEKGKNEWSGQFDYMSVKTTKSGQMKIECKLCGKLMAHRGNFVSHIRGHCARGEVEAYGKPELDDVSKPFRCSICDKPFKTKWALDRHVHVHSKNKSYQSGCDLKNVDGEPNHLSVNNIINPSVVENPVTSDFRVASPSRNSATFAPNLNNSSESGISFSQHNYDLKLESRTCKFCCRVFKYRSMCVYHMAKHSENDFNCTLCSRSYYNKREFLTHTHSHKNAMVDSVGQDHEQLAPHFELSFDGNSVTKSEIISGQSNLTLKAQERDKNLSCSMCGKYLPTHKSFRKHQKMHLQKSKNRCIICIKKYKSRSSYRKHMRIHHPEFENKCSLCGGKCEGRCQNKIQEKGEAVMDESITTEGFNIEAVTPPLSLRKGLRHKGETNISSDMRFGEDWKVTVRKLSSPEVLPSSSGVDLQGSRNDIGSEQNFKDYVVANTIVDNTKAKPFICSVCGKGFKYMKYIKLHMEVHLEQNFKCQICHKSSRSALRLRRHMVSHKLGKRYNCEDCGSAFTQMSSLKKHYQVFHHSKPDKKDSVEGELRSESRTSGDAIASEIAVCAEKSVVQAVTDSTEIITDSPKPCSNSDLEGNGDDSTLTNRPLFGKSSFVCPICGKGTSSGSHLDSHMIRHSQEKPFKCPLCQKFFKRDYTLRKHIREIHSADPGQFHPKNLTSSGRDITVDLPYKCSICDKGFIYDTSLKAHMMFHMRESSLFAGECEEEIYECAVETNEDDGILSVEPVRLEDNCANKYLKEEKEFSVEDMAIDIKEELVDDIEEDYEDLLSEEFLLNDFDLMEKNAAEDLVFTGEMDSVSESIDFSNFSESCIFSDESGNVGNGTIFSLEKEQDNLYIPENIEANCSSEC, from the coding sequence ATGGGTGGACTCAGGAAAAGAGAGATGGTAGAATGTGAGTTGTGTCAAGGAAAGGTTTGGAAGCAACATCTCACAAGACATTTAAGACAACACACTGAGGAGAGAACTTTTGTGTGCAATTCCTGTGGTTTAGGTTTCACCCATAAATGTGCGCTCAAGAGGCATGTTATGCGCACATGCAAGTCACTACTTCAACAGAGGGATCGTGTGACAGAGCCCATTTTACTCGAAAAATTAAGAATATCTGATGAGTCTGTCCCATCTGTGGTGCTTCAAGAAGACATTGCTCAGCACAAGACCTTTGGAGACACTATTAAGTCTGTTTCATGCCAAGAAAGCAGTGAAGCAGGCCCAATAACTAAAGATAgtacagaaatgataaaaattgcagAGATTGAGTGCAAGGTTTGTCATGAAAAATTTCCAGCTGAAGTTGTTGATCTTCATTTAAAGCAACatataacagaaaatgaaaaagttacaTGTGATTTGTGTGGATTAATGTTTAGTCAGGAGAGTGATCTTTTGAGTCACAAAAGTGGAAATGACTGCTGTCATGTGCCACCCAGTGTGATTAACGAAGGAAAATGTGTCATTAATTTTGCTAAGCCATATGAAATACAAACAGTAGAATGTGAGTTTTgtcatagaaatataaataaaaatgtggtCAAGAGGCACATAAAGATGCATACAGAAGAAAGACCATTTAAATGTGAATCTTGTGGTTGTGGATTTAACTTTAGAGGAAATTTAGCAAAGCACAAATTGTTGACTGGTTGTGGGGGGTCTGTCCCTGTTGGAGCCCATCAGTCAAAGCCTCAAATGGAAAAAGGCACGGTAGAAATCTCCCAAGCAAAGGCTGCCGTAGAGAACTGTAATGCGAAAAGGCCAAGATTGGCAACACGCAAGTGCCCCATTTGTCACAGATTAGTGCATGGTCAATTTATGAAACGTCATATGAAGCAGCATACAGAGGATAGAAAGTACAAATGCCCTCTCTGTAGTCTAGGATTTATTCATAGGCAAGCACTTAACAACCATTTAACAAAGAACACCTGTGTTACTTCAGATAACACTGAAAGTACTGAGAAAAAATACTCCAGTTCAGAATCACATGAAGTACCTCTGCCTTGCCTTGGTAATAAGTCAGATCAGGGAACATATGAATCTCATGGAAATGTTATTAAGATGAAAATACAATGCCAAAATTGTGGAACATTATTTTCCAATAGATCGAATTTATATCGACACTTGAAAAATAAGAAGTGTACTTTGTCGTATGTTGAAGAACTCCGTAGAAAGATTATTCAAAATCAGGTAATTAGCAAGCCAGAGAAGACATTTTTGGCTGCTGAAATGTCTTCAAGTGATGTTTATAAATACAAAGAAAGTGCTAATAGTACTATTGTGAAGTCTAGGAGTGTTGCAGCTAGCAAACTAACAGGTAGTAGTACTCATGTTACTATTAAGGAAACATGTTTAGTGTGTAGGAAAGAGTATTCATCACGGAGAAAGTTGGAAGATCACTTGGAGGCTCACATGTTTAAGAGGACCTTCAGGTGTGTTTTATGTCCAAAGAAATATTACAGCCTTGGTAAATGTAAGAGGCACATACAAGTGCAACATGCAACAATAAGTGTGAGTGCTTGTAGATTGTGTAGCAAACAAATTGATAATTTTGGTGAGCTTGAAGATCATTTATCTTATCATAGAGGAGACAGGATTTACAAATGCATGCTATGCAATAAAGTTATATTAAAACAATTATGCTTGAAAAGTCATTTGGAAAGCCATGTTGGAAAGCATGGTGAAAATGTTAGCCAAGATGAAACTTTGGAAAACTCAAGAGGAACTTTTCCTAAAGATGTAAGTTCTGGAGTACACTACTGCACAGTATGCAAACTAGTGTTTTCCAGTCCAAGCAGTTTGGCTTCACATATGATGACACACACTTTAGACTCGTCATACACTTTAGACTCTTCATGTGATGATAATGAAGGATCTGTGCTAAGTAGGGTTGATGATGTTACTGTTTTTATAACTGACAGTAATGATGAAGAAGATACAGAAAGGAGGCTTGGAAATGAACTAGAAGGCATTACAAATTGTAATAATCAAAACTCAGATCCTCTTAGTGATTGTGAAGGTGATATTTCTGTTCTGGATGATAATTGTTCTCAAATTATGAATGTTGATTATTCTTCATATGCAAGAAGTAGCATTCCAACCAACAATGAGTCAAGTACACCTGTTCTGTTAACTGCAACAGACCCTTCACTACGAAATATAGATGTCTTGGAGAATGTAGGCCAGCATTGTTTGAATGACACTGGTTCTAGAATTAGGAAAAGTGAAGAAACATATTCTAGGGAATCAGTGAACTTTAGTGAATGCTCTGCGGCATCAGACTATGCATTAGTTACGGGAGAAGTGTCAAAAATTGGTGGGAGTAAAGATCACAGCATTGAAGGGAGCAGTgatgtttttttaaatagaatgAAAGAAGTAACTgtatatataacagaaaatggTGCACAAGAAACTGGATTCAATGAAGAATACATTAATGGATCTGAAGTTAGAAGCAGTGAAAATTGTGATCCTCTTACCAGAGACAACATTGTAAGTGATAGTTGTTCATATTCAGGTTTTACATGTAACATTTGTAATGAGCAATTTTTAACCCGTGGCAGCCTTGAAGCACACATGTCAACTCACATAGAGGGACGATTCCATATTTGTAATGTCTGTGGTGAGAGTTTTAGCCAGAAGAATTACCTTAGGAAGCATATGGCAGAGCATGGAGAGAATCAAAAGTTCAGGTGTTCTGTTTGTTGGGTTGActttttgtttgattctgatcTTGCTAATCACATGAATACACATGTCACAAAAGCAATGAATTATGATTGTTTGGATTGTGgtagaaaatttattaaaaaaagtggCCTTGTCAGGCATTCTTCTGTGCATTCAAAGAACCGACTATTTACCTGTGACCATTGCCAGTTGACATTTATGTCCAAAGATTCCCTACATGAACACTTGAAAAATCACACTGAAAACAATGAGCAAGCAGTTGAAGGTATTGCAGTGGAAGGAGCAGAGGTATTTGATTTTGATAATGGGAGTGGAAAGGCAATGAATGTTTCTGCTTTAAGTGATAGTATAAAATTAGATGATAAAGAGGCTAATGGTGTAGATATGATTTGTCCTGTCTGTGCAAAAGTTTGCAAAACAAAAGGCTCTTATGTACTCCATGTTAGAGTTCATTCAGCTAATCGAAAATATAAGTGTCAAGTTTGCAATAGAAAGTATGGAAGTAAAATAAAACTCCGTAGACATCAAAGAAAATATAACCATGAATATGGGACATTACCAAATAGTTTGGGGGTTGAACGTAGATTTACTTATGAGGGAGATATTTTTGGAATTGTTGAAGGACTACAAACACCTCAATCAGAAACCATTGATGTAAGTACAGCTGTAAGTGAAAAAATTCAAGGAAAAGATAGCACTGATATTAGTTTCAACATGTTTGAGCACTCATGTAATATTTGTGGTAAAGAATTTAGGTCCAAGATTGGACTTATAGCGCACCAGCAGATCCATGCAGCAGGTGAACGGTATCCATGCTTTATATGTAAATCATCATTCGTAACAAAAGTTCAGTTGGATGAGCATCATAAGGAACACAGTGATGCTACACTTGATACAAGAACCACTGAACTCTTAAATGATTCTGAGACTGACAGAGACCTTGGTGTCAGTCAGTTAAGAGAACATAATATGCAAACTAATTGTTCAGAGACTCAGGACCCTGAATCTCATGAGTTAGAGTTGGGAAAGTTTGTCTGTGGCATTTGTGGAAAGAAATGTAAGAAGAGAAGTAGTCTTGTGCTTCATGTGAAATATCATAAACCTTTGCAGGGGTATAAGTGCAACTTTTGTGAATTAACGTTTCCTAATAGAATTAAACTTCGCATGCATGAAAGAAAGCACAGGTATATTACCAAAATGGAAAAAGGAATGGAGAGTGCTACTGAAACATCTTTGTCATTAGATGATGAAAAAAGCATTGTGAATGGGGAGGAtgaagtgagggaaaaaaatgccCTTGTACATGATCAGGATATGCAAGTTGACCTTAACTACACATTAACTGTCAAGAAAAAGTGTTCTGAGATGGTTAGATGTAAAACTGCGTGTGAGGGAGATGAAAGtccaaataattttcaaaagctAGAAATTCATGAATCAAGTGATTTAGAACCCAAGAAGTACCACTGTGGCATTTGTGGTAAGCATTGCAAAAAGAGCAGTAGTTTTGTTCTTCACCAGAAGATGCATTTATCATACAAGGGGTATGATTGCAGGTTTTGCAATCTTACTTTTACAAGTAGGATTAAATATCGTAAACATCAATGTGTAcataaacaaagaagaaaaggTGAGGAAGAAGTATTTGATATGGAAGGAAGTTTGTCCCCTGTGATAGAGAGCATAAAAGATAAAAGTGTCATTGAAGATGGAAAAGAAACCTGTGATGTTAATGCTGTCATTTTGAATTCTGAGAATGAAAAATATGGAGAGTCAGATGAAGCATCTTCTATGGTACACAACTGCAGGTTTTGTTATCAGGCATTTTCAGGTAAGATGAGACTTCTGGAGCATGAATGTGAATGTCAacataatgaaaatagtaaaaatgatAGAGAATTGAACAAAAATGACAGTGGAACATATGCCAGTGATGTAGAATTGCTTAATGATGATATTGATAGAGAGGAAGGAATATATGTGTGTCAAATATGTGGTAAGAAATGCACGAGGAAGAATAGCTTAGTACTTCATCAAaaggttcattcatttttcaagcGGTATAATTGTAGGATTTGTAGTCTTACTTTCCAAAATAAGGCTAAACTGTACAAACATCAGAAGATTCATAGAATGAAGAATGTTGTGATGGAAATGGATAAAACAGAAGTTGAATCACCTAATATGTTAGATGGAGCCATTGAAAATTGCAGGTTTGGTGGAGGAAGTTATCTTGAAGTTTATAGCAATGCCGATGTCATGAGTACAGAACCTAAAGCATTGAGCAGAATGGCATTAGAAGATGAAATTAGTAGGGACGGCAAAAATTCATTGTCAGCAAGTATTGATTATACATGTAATGTATGTTTGAAAAGATACATAGGAAAAACCGCTTTTATACGCCATCTTCGAATGAATCATGGTGATCATCAGCTGAGCCGTGATAAATCTGTAGATGAATCTCTAGAGAGGtttataaatagtaaaaaaacaccTCTCAGTAATGAGGTTTATAGGGAAGACAAGAATTTTGCCTCAAAATCTGAGTACTCTGGGTCTGTATTGGTTGAAAGTGAGAGAACGCTGAGCCAAGTTCAAACAGAGGAGGCAAATTTGatttctgaaagaaaaatatgCTATTGTATCATATGTAAGATAGAATTCAAGAGACCATCAGGCTTTGCAAGACACATGAAGATTCATGGTAGCATGCGCTATGAATGCAGTGTGTGCTTGAGAGTGTTTTCTTCAAAAGTAAAgttgaaaaaacacaaaaaatatcaccttCAGAAGAAAGTTTCAAGAAGTTCTTTCATTGAAGAACCAGTCAGTTTGGGTGGTCAAGAAAAGCCATATGAAATACCAACTTCTaaggagtatttaaatatgaTGAATGAAGTTGGTAAAGGCATTGTAAAAGAAAGGATTTCaggtgaaaaattaaatgtaTGTAATATTTGTGGTGTGGAATTTCAGAAGTCATGTGGTTTAGCAAGTCATATGAGGACACATTCAATAGATCGTCCTCACAGTTGTAACTTTTGTGGTAGAAGATTTAATACTGTAGTGACTTTGGCAATGCACAAGAAAAATAGTCATAGAAACAAGACATTGATAAGTAACCTGAGTAAGCCAACAATTAAGATTGATCATGAGAAGCCTGTAGTAAGCCATAATGTTGACAGCCTGGTTACTGATATCAACAGTGAAGAGAGTGAAGTGAAGTTGGGTTCTGCCTTTTATCCTTGCACATTTTGTGGATTGAAATTTCAGAGACCATGTAGCTTAGGTAGTCATCTTAGGGTACACTTGCATAGGAGATCATATAGCTGTAGACTTTGTAGCAGAACTTTTAAATCAAGCCACGTGTTACAAAAGCATGAGAAAGTATGTCAAAGAAAGTGTGGTGCAGTGAAAAAGGATCTAGTGGAAACAGTCTGTTTTGGGGAACAGGAAGAAATGGGCTCTAGAATAAATAAAGCAAGTACTGAATGTGAGGCATCTGTTGAGAGGCAACAGAAGGACGCTATAAATTTGGGCGATCTTGTTTGCACCATATGTGGTTTAAAGTTTCAGAAATCTTGCGGCCTTCAAAGTCATTTCAGGACGCACTTGAATAACAGGCCTTATACCTGTAATTTGTGTCATGGAACATTTACTACAGCTTATACATTAAAGTGTCATGAAAAGCACAGGCATAAACATCAGGAAGAAAAATTGACTGTGAAGCATGGTGCAGTTAAGAAGAATGTTGATGAAGATTTCAGAGGTCTGAATAATTGCTCTTTGAGTCTGAAAGAAGGAACAAATTTGGATTCAGACAAGAGTGTTAATTCTGGTGAAATAAGTGGAAAGACCTTTACTAAATCATGTGATGTAGCAGACCGTGGAAAAGCACATTCTGGGAGGGGTTTGGAGAGCGAGATTAAAGGATCTTTAAAACTGGCTACAGGAAATCAGTATAATTGCAAAGTTTGTGAGGAAAAATTCATTGATGCTGAAACTTTCAGGTTACACTTGTGGTCTCATGATGGTGAGGATGAAATGCTAAAAAACAATGAAGACCCTGCATCACTTTCTACAGAAAAGCAGTATAGTTGCAAGATATGTAGGAAAAAGTTTAAACATAGGGGAAATTACAAAGTACACTTATGGTCTCATGAAAATAAGAATGATGTAAGGAAAGTGGATATAGACATATCCATTGAACCCAAAACAAgtgagaaagggaaaaatgagtGGAGTGGACAGTTTGACTATATGTCAGTCAAGACGACAAAGTCAGGGCAGATGAAGATTGAGTGTAAGTTATGTGGTAAACTAATGGCTCATCGAGGGAATTTTGTATCCCATATAAGGGGACACTGTGCTAGAGGGGAAGTAGAAGCGTATGGTAAACCTGAGCTTGATGATGTAAGTAAGCCATTCAGGTGCAGTATATGTGACAAACCTTTCAAGACAAAGTGGGCATTGGATCGTCATGTTCATGTGCACTCAAAGAATAAAAGTTACCAAAGTGGATGTGATTTAAAAAATGTTGATGGAGAACCCAATCATTTATCTGTTAATAACATTATTAATCCATCTGTAGTTGAAAATCCAGTAACATCAGATTTTCGTGTGGCCTCTCCTTCAAGAAATTCTGCTACTTTTGCACCAAATTTGAACAACAGTTCAGAGAGTGGAATCAGTTTTAGTCAGCACAACTATGATCTAAAGTTAGAATCAAGAACTTGTAAATTTTGCTGTAGAGTTTTTAAATATAgatctatgtgtgtgtatcatatggCTAAACATTCAGAAAATGACTTCAACTGTACTCTTTGTAGCAGAAGTTATTATAATAAGAGGGAGTTCTTGACACATACTCATAGCCATAAGAATGCAATGGTAGATTCTGTCGGACAGGACCATGAGCAATTGGCACCTCATTTTGAATTATCATTTGATGGTAATTCTGTAACCAAAAGTGAGATTATTTCAGGACAGTCAAATTTGACACTTAAGGCCCAAGAAAGGGACAAAAATTTGTCATGCAGCATGTGTGGTAAATATCTACCCACCCACAAAAGTTTTCGAAAGCATCAAAAGATGCATTTGCAGAAATCTAAAAATAGATGCATCATTTgtattaagaaatataaaagtagATCGTCTTACCGTAAGCATATGAGGATTCATCACCCTGAATTTGAAAATAAGTGTTCCCTTTGTGGAGGAAAGTGTGAAGGTAGATGTCAgaacaaaatacaagaaaaaggTGAAGCTGTCATGGATGAATCCATTACCACTGAAGGATTCAATATAGAGGCAGTTACACCACCTTTGTCTTTAAGAAAGGGTTTACGACATAAAGGTGAGACAAATATTTCCTCTGATATGAGGTTTGGGGAAGACTGGAAAGTTACTGTGAGAAAGTTGTCATCACCTGAAGTACTTCCTTCATCCTCAGGGGTAGATTTACAGGGAAGTAGGAATGATATCGGTTCTGAACAAAATTTTAAAGACTATGTTGTGGCCAATACTATTGTAGACAATACTAAGGCCAAACCATTCATATGTTCTGTTTGTGGTAAGGGTTTCAAATACATGAAATACATTAAACTACACATGGAAGTACATTTAGAGCAAAATTTTAAATGTCAAATTTGCCATAAAAGTTCAAGAAGTGCACTAAGGTTAAGGAGACATATGGTTTCACATAAACTTGGGAAGAGATATAATTGTGAAGATTGTGGGTCAGCTTTCACTCAAATGTCCTCTTTAAAAAAGCATTATCAAGTTTTTCATCACAGTAAGCCTGACAAGAAGGATTCAGTCGAGGGAGAGTTGAGAAGTGAAAGCAGGACATCAGGAGATGCTATTGCTTCAGAGATTGCAGTATGTGCTGAGAAATCAGTAGTTCAAGCAGTCACTGATAGCACAGAAATCATTACTGACTCTCCAAAACCTTGCAGTAACAGTGATTTGGAAGGGAATGGAGATGACAGTACACTTACAAATAGACCCCTCTTTGGAAAAAGCAGTTTTGTATGTCCAATATGTGGAAAGGGTACTTCATCTGGGAGTCACTTAGATTCTCATATGATAAGGCATTCACAGGAGAAACCTTTCAAGTGCCCTTTATGTCAGAAATTTTTTAAGAGGGATTATACTCTAAGAAAACATATTAGGGAAATCCACTCTGCCGATCCTGGCCAGTTTCACCCAAAAAATCTCACATCAAGTGGAAGAGACATTACTGTAGACTTACCATACAAGTGCTCAATATGTGATAAAGGTTTTATTTATGATACCTCTCTAAAAGCCCACATGATGTTTCATATGAGGGAAAGTTCTCTTTTTGCTGGGGAGTGTGAAGAGGAGATATATGAGTGTGCTGTTGAAACAAATGAAGATGATGGTATCCTCTCTGTGGAGCCGGTAAGGTTAGAGGATAATTgtgcaaataaatatttaaaagaagaaaaagaattttctGTAGAAGATATGGCAATTGATATTAAAGAAGAACTAGTTGATGACATTGAAGAAGACTATGAAGATTTGCTGTCTGAAGAATTTCTGCTAAATGACTTTGATTTAATGGAGAAAAATGCAGCCGAAGATCTTGTTTTTACTGGAGAGATGGATAGTGTGAGTGAGAGCATTGATTTTTCCAATTTCAGTGAAAGTTGTATTTTTAGTGATGAATCTGGTAATGTTGGAAATGGTACAATATTCTCACTGGAAAAAGAGCAAGATAATCTATACATTCCAGAAAACATAGAAGCTAATTGCTCATCAGAGTGTTAA